acattgtgctaggtgctgtacaaacacagaacaaagacagtcctGCCCTagagagtttgcaatctaagacTTTCCTAGTGTGGCTGCAAAGAAAATTTTCTGAATGTGAACTAAATGGAACTGGTGTGTTTATCTtcttgagtctgcagacagaGCAAAACAATAACTATAGATGAAAGGTATGAACTACTCCTTTCATCACACTGGTGGTATTGGCCCTGAAGCCATGTGACAATATTAAAAAGTCACCATTTCACTATGGTTTCTTTTAGCAGAACCATTCCTCTTCTCTGCGATTGCATTCACATTTTGGGATTACAGGAAGAGTAGAGTATGACCactaccttcccctcccccaagaatCATATCCCTGCCAACAGTTTACAAGCTCACACCCTGACTGCCCATTCAGGCCAGAtcactgaacaaaacaaaacaattcaccACCCTATTTAAATGGAAATCATTATTTTCAAAGTTCTTCTACCTAGTTTTGAAAGTTTTTAATGCCCATTCTGATGGGAGCTGGAATGTTATAGATGCCAACAGCAGGAGAGCTGGATCTGTCTTGTGCATTTCACCTGTGGCTGCCCACCATTAACTGCAAGTCCTGTATGGGGTTTTTCCCTCATTTGAAGACAGACATTCTGATACAAGGAAAGGCAACACACTATCTAACAAGTACTGACCTTTGTAATAAAGCACAAAGCTGATCAGTTGTCTCCTTTTACTATGGTAATTTTTGAAAGGTTTATTTCTCTCCCACTCGTAGACACAGTCATACATATTATGCATATATTTGATGTATGTTATAAGGCAGCAAACGTTAAAAGAATATGAACTTCCATTAACAACTTATTTTTGCTTGGTGATAACTTTCTGAAAAGATCTCCTATGAGGCTAAACTTTTCATCCCTGCTTCCAGcctaagatttttatttaatatattttataattcatATGTATttcatacacagagagagagtatatatataaatctgaGGAAAGACCATTCAAAGATTTTTGAGTTatgagaggggggaaaagaacaatttcctttttcagtttaaaacatacacacacacacacacactctctctctcatgtatCTCACAGATAACTCAAAagtggctggggaaaaaaaaatccatcttggCAGAGGCTCCAGTAACACACTGTATTTATCTCAGGTCTCTACAGTTTATTTTACTCCTTCGGCTACCTCTTCTATAGTCCGTCTTTTGTCTTCCATTAACTTCTAGGGGAGTCTAaagcctggtctatacttaaaaattGGATTGACCTACCTAAGCTACTCAGGGCTGTGACAATTTTGCATCCTGAGCACCGTCTgcagttaggtcaacctagcccCCTCCGTGTAAATGCAGCTAGGTCAATAGAAGGGTTCTTCTATCAGCCTAGataccacatctcaaaaaagtaGATTAACTACAGTGAAGGAAAAGCCCCTTCCATGGAATTATCCACTGTAAAATTCCAGATTTCTTTGTAGCTTTTTTCTGCATTTAATACCCAAAGTTCAACTATAATCAGCAGGTGGTTTGTTGAACAATATATTAGGCTTCACATTAAAGTAACAGTGGAAAATTACTTATTTATCTGAAAATCCCAATACTGCAACAAATGGATATTTCTTATATACACACTTGCTTTACCAACGGATAGTCCCATAACTAAAATATATTAAGGTTGCTAAAATTTTGTTTGTGTTGTATTATGGAAGTTAGTTTGAAGAAGAACAAATTCAAAGCTACTTTAAAGATTAAATATTAGAACTCTGTTCTAGTTTGGGTGACACATTCTTTTAAAtcaaggggagaggggaagtcaacatagtaataaaaatagtttaaataaagCCATATTTTTTATAAAGTAACAAGTATTTATTGAaacaagtctcaaaatgtaacacACCAGAAAATGCTGCTATGCAGATTGATAGTATCTCAACCATTCATTTCTATAACAAACCAACCTGCGATTTCAATTAGAAATACTACTTGCGTTTAGAATCTTTTTTGGCAGGAAAAGAGCTGAAGCCACTCCTGAAATTCAAACAACAAAAGGACCGCTGCATTGCCATTATAACCCTGTTCGCAATAACTATACTAACAAGGAACAGTATATAAAATGCCTCTGACTTCACTTCAACCAAAATAGTTtctctttaaatataaaaacGTAAGGATCACAACATTTATCCCAAAAGTCTTTGGTAtttaacatctttttaaaaaaataaagttattccTTTacataatgctttaaaaaaaaaaatttcagaaatcgAGTTTTGAAGGACATTTGCAAAAAGTATTTTCCAGAAAGTAACtacatttcactttttaaaatgatagcaCATAACTTTCAGTCCCCAAAACAATTTCTCAGActtaacaaaaatgaaatatcagTTCATCAACTTCTCTTGCTTACAGTTAACAGCCCAAGGTCAGGCATTTCCAGTTTCACTAGTACCACTGAATTTAAcacaataaaagaaacaaaagttatGCAGTGGAGAATTCACGTTTCTTAGGAGCCACCGGAAAGAATGAAACAAGGCAGCATACTTTAAATCCCTTCAATAATCCAAAAAAATATAGACCGGTTTTTAAATTCCTAACAGATGTACCAACCAACCAATCAATCGTTTTCAAATCTATTGTCCTTGATGCTTCTTCAGTATCTGCATATTTTAAAGCGGCTTTCACGAATAAAAGTCTCTGAAAATATTAACACTATTGGACTTAAACAACATATTATACCACTTCTACAATAACTATGCAACAGGAAACTAGTCTGAAACTCTTCATTCTTTCCTTGGAACAAGAAAGTTTTGACCCCAAAATTCAACTGttatttaaaatactttgcaGACAGAGAATTTCTAAAATATTAGGGTCTAGTTTTGCAGAACAAATAATGTCCTCTAGGATGCTCTGCACGGAGAAGAATCAGTTTGGAGAGAATTAGAGCTGCAGGGTGAATCTCCGGAGCCCTGATATTTCTAGTGAAACGCACAACTCGCAGTATTCATTTGGACTTCAAAGTTAATACTTGTATTTGCATTTATAATGTGGTACTGTCCCAGTGCCTCCCCTTTTCAAAGCAAGGGAAGTACAGGCTCACTTCCAAAGTCCATGCCGGTGTGGCTCCTCTTTTCAGAAGGGTGGTCCCGCTTTCAACCGAATTTGCACCCCCCTTCTTTCAGCGAGGCTCCCCAAAAGCCTTTCAGCGACTCCTCTTTAGAGGCAGCGCGCATCAAACCTCGCCCGCCCGTGACACCCCTTCCGTTATTGCGTTAACAAGGGAGGGGTCCCCGCGATCAGTCCAAACGCAGCCCGGAGCTCCCGCCAACGCTCAGAGCAGGAGCGGGGCGAAGGGGAGAACACGGGGTTGTTTGGGCTCCGATACCGATCACCGGCGGAGAGGGAGAGGCCGAGGCACCTCGCAAGATTTGGGCGCAGCACCCAGCGCCCTCTCCTGTCCGACGGCCAAGGAGTCACAGGTCTATGGCGGCGGGCACGGCGCCGTAGGgtctctcctgctccccccagtAACGCATGAAGGGCAGCTCCGGGGGCTGCTGGTAAGGGCAGCCGGCCGCCCCTGCCGCAAGGCTCAGCTGCTGAGGCGCCACCGCCCCGGGCAGCAGCAGCCGCGGGTAGGGGCCGTAGCCGCTCAGGGGCAGCGGGCACGGGGGGCTGCTGCTGAGCGGGGCTTGCCCCAGGGATGCCCAGGCGCTGCCCAGCAGGTAGGCGGCCGGGGGGCTCTGGTGGGGCAGGCAGTAGGGCGGCTCCGGGCaggcgggggccgggccgggcccacCCAGGGGGGCCCGCTGGACCCGCCGCCGGCGCCGGTAGTTGCCCGGCTGGAACATGTCGTGGAAAGCCGGGTCCAGCGTCCAGTCGCTGCCCTTGCGCTCGGCGCCCCGCGCCCGGGGCAGCTTGAGGAAGCAGGCGTTGAGGCTGAGGTTGTGGCGGATGCTGTTCTGCCAGCCCTTCTGGCCCAGCCGGTAGTAGGGGAAGCGCCCCGCGATGTACTGGTAGATGCCGCTCAGCGGCAGCCGCTGCTCCGGGCTCTCCCGGATGGCCATGGCGATCAGCGCCACGTACGAGTAAGGCGGCTTCTGGGGGGCGGCGGCGGGCGCCGGGGCAGCCTCGCCCGCGCCCTGCCCGTCTGCCACCGGCGGGGGACCCAGCGCTCCGGCCCCTGCGCCTTCCATGGCACCGGCGCACGGc
This sequence is a window from Dermochelys coriacea isolate rDerCor1 chromosome 18, rDerCor1.pri.v4, whole genome shotgun sequence. Protein-coding genes within it:
- the LOC119845212 gene encoding forkhead box protein L2-like → MEGAGAGALGPPPVADGQGAGEAAPAPAAAPQKPPYSYVALIAMAIRESPEQRLPLSGIYQYIAGRFPYYRLGQKGWQNSIRHNLSLNACFLKLPRARGAERKGSDWTLDPAFHDMFQPGNYRRRRRVQRAPLGGPGPAPACPEPPYCLPHQSPPAAYLLGSAWASLGQAPLSSSPPCPLPLSGYGPYPRLLLPGAVAPQQLSLAAGAAGCPYQQPPELPFMRYWGEQERPYGAVPAAIDL